In Blautia sp. SC05B48, a single genomic region encodes these proteins:
- a CDS encoding SPFH domain-containing protein, whose protein sequence is MGLIRAAVGAAGGTLADQWKEFFYCEAMDKEVMVVKGTKRSSSRSSNKHGSDNIISSGSGIAVADGQCMMIVEQGKVVEVCADPGEYTYDASTEPSIFSGSLGDGIRKTFDTIGKRFAFGGDTGKDQRVYYFNTKELVDNKFGTANPIPFRVVDSRIGLDVDVAVRCHGVYSYRIADPLLFYTNVCGNVEREYTREELDGQLKAEFISALQPAFGRLSELEMRPNQIVTHNTELENAMNEVLSAKWEELRGLKVVSVALGSVTLPDEDAEMIKQAQRTAMMRDPAMAAATLTGAQADAMKAAASNSAGAMTGFMGMGMAANAGGLNAQQLFEMGQKQQAQQQSVQQQAAQPVSPAGNGAGATAGSWTCSCGAVSSGKFCPECGASRPVEDSWTCSCGTVNKGKFCMNCGAKKPEKKMQYRCSRCGWEPADPENPPKFCPECGDPFGPEDAV, encoded by the coding sequence ATGGGTCTTATCAGAGCAGCTGTGGGTGCAGCGGGTGGTACGTTGGCGGATCAGTGGAAGGAGTTTTTTTACTGTGAGGCTATGGATAAAGAAGTGATGGTTGTGAAGGGGACGAAGAGGTCTTCTTCCAGGTCTTCCAATAAGCATGGGAGTGATAATATTATTTCCAGCGGCAGCGGGATCGCTGTGGCGGATGGACAGTGTATGATGATCGTGGAGCAGGGGAAGGTTGTTGAGGTTTGCGCGGATCCGGGAGAGTATACGTATGATGCTTCTACGGAGCCGAGTATTTTTTCAGGCAGTCTGGGTGACGGAATCAGGAAGACCTTTGATACGATCGGGAAGAGGTTTGCTTTTGGCGGTGATACGGGTAAGGATCAGAGGGTGTATTATTTTAATACCAAAGAGCTTGTGGATAACAAGTTTGGTACTGCTAATCCGATCCCGTTCCGGGTTGTGGATTCCAGGATCGGGCTGGATGTGGATGTGGCTGTGAGATGTCATGGTGTTTATTCCTACAGGATCGCAGATCCCCTTCTTTTTTATACGAATGTGTGTGGGAATGTGGAGCGGGAGTATACCAGGGAGGAGCTGGACGGACAGCTGAAGGCGGAGTTTATCAGTGCGCTGCAGCCTGCTTTCGGAAGGCTTTCGGAGCTGGAGATGCGTCCGAATCAGATCGTGACTCATAATACGGAGCTGGAGAATGCCATGAATGAGGTGCTTTCTGCCAAGTGGGAGGAGCTTCGTGGGCTTAAGGTGGTCAGTGTGGCACTTGGTTCTGTGACATTGCCGGATGAGGATGCCGAGATGATCAAGCAGGCTCAGCGTACGGCTATGATGCGTGATCCTGCTATGGCTGCGGCTACTCTGACCGGGGCCCAGGCGGATGCTATGAAGGCTGCGGCTTCTAATTCAGCAGGGGCTATGACTGGTTTTATGGGCATGGGTATGGCTGCTAATGCAGGTGGCCTGAATGCTCAGCAGTTGTTTGAGATGGGTCAGAAACAGCAGGCGCAGCAGCAGAGTGTACAGCAGCAGGCAGCGCAGCCGGTTTCGCCGGCAGGGAACGGAGCAGGGGCTACGGCTGGTTCCTGGACCTGCAGTTGTGGTGCGGTTTCTTCGGGAAAATTCTGTCCGGAGTGTGGTGCATCGCGTCCGGTGGAGGACAGCTGGACCTGTTCCTGCGGTACGGTGAATAAAGGCAAGTTCTGTATGAACTGCGGAGCGAAGAAACCGGAGAAGAAGATGCAGTATCGCTGCAGCAGGTGCGGATGGGAACCGGCAGATCCGGAGAATCCACCGAAATTCTGCCCGGAGTGCGGCGATCCGTTCGGACCGGAGGATGCAGTATAG
- the tgt gene encoding tRNA guanosine(34) transglycosylase Tgt: MAEYKLITTEGRAKRGEFKTVHGTIQTPVFMNVGTIAAIKGAVSTVDLHEIGTQVELSNTYHLHVRPGDKVVKQLGGLHEFMNWDRPILTDSGGFQVFSLAKLRKIKEEGVYFNSHIDGHKIFMGPEQSMQIQSNLASTIAMAFDECPSSVADRDYVQKSVARTTRWLKRCKDEMARLNSLPDTINKNQLLFGINQGAVYEDIRIEHAQAIAEMDLDGYAVGGLAVGESHEEMYRILDEVVPHLPQNKPTYLMGVGTPSNILEGVERGIDFFDCVYPSRNGRHGHVYTNHGKMNLFNAKYELDSKPIDEECQCPTCRHYSRAYIRHLLKAKEMLGMRLCVLHNLYFYNHMMEEIRDALDAGNFAAYKKMRLEGFEEGRINGNR; the protein is encoded by the coding sequence ATGGCAGAATATAAACTGATCACAACAGAAGGAAGAGCGAAAAGGGGCGAGTTTAAGACGGTCCACGGAACGATCCAGACTCCTGTTTTTATGAATGTAGGAACGATTGCAGCAATTAAAGGCGCAGTTTCCACTGTGGATCTTCATGAGATCGGTACACAGGTAGAGCTGTCCAATACCTATCATCTTCATGTGCGCCCTGGTGACAAGGTGGTAAAGCAGCTGGGAGGTCTTCATGAATTTATGAACTGGGATAGACCGATCCTTACCGATTCCGGCGGATTCCAGGTGTTTTCGCTGGCGAAGCTTCGTAAGATCAAGGAAGAGGGCGTGTACTTTAACTCTCATATCGATGGTCATAAGATTTTTATGGGACCGGAGCAGAGCATGCAGATCCAGTCAAATCTGGCCTCTACCATTGCAATGGCCTTTGATGAGTGCCCAAGCAGTGTGGCAGACAGGGATTATGTACAGAAATCGGTAGCGCGTACAACACGCTGGCTTAAAAGATGCAAGGATGAGATGGCTCGTCTGAACAGTCTGCCGGATACCATTAACAAGAACCAGCTTCTTTTTGGCATTAACCAGGGGGCTGTTTATGAAGATATCCGTATTGAGCATGCCCAGGCTATCGCGGAGATGGATCTGGACGGCTATGCAGTGGGCGGCCTTGCAGTTGGTGAAAGTCATGAGGAGATGTACCGGATCCTGGATGAGGTGGTTCCGCATTTGCCACAGAACAAGCCGACGTATCTTATGGGGGTTGGTACCCCGTCCAATATCCTGGAGGGGGTTGAGCGTGGTATTGACTTTTTTGACTGTGTATATCCCAGCCGTAACGGCCGTCATGGTCACGTGTATACCAATCATGGCAAGATGAATCTTTTTAATGCAAAGTATGAGCTGGATTCCAAACCGATCGATGAGGAGTGCCAGTGCCCGACCTGCCGTCATTACAGCAGAGCGTATATCCGTCATCTTCTGAAGGCGAAGGAGATGCTTGGTATGAGGCTTTGTGTTCTGCATAATCTGTATTTCTATAATCATATGATGGAAGAAATCCGGGATGCGCTGGATGCAGGGAATTTTGCGGCTTATAAGAAGATGCGTCTGGAAGGCTTTGAGGAAGGCAGGATCAACGGGAACCGGTAA
- the trkA gene encoding Trk system potassium transporter TrkA gives MQVIIVGCGKVGRNLAEQLQAEDIDITLVDVIADKINDLCENIDAMGIVGNGASINTLMEAGVDTADILIAVTASDELNLLCCLIAQKANHCQTIARVRNPIYEKEIGFIKERLGVTMIINPEFAAAQEISRLLRFPSAIKIDTFARGRVELLKFKVLPEFKLDGMSVSQISDAFRSDILVCAIESRDNVSIPGGDHIIHDGDMVSILASPLNAAAFFRKIGLKTNQVKNCIIVGGGTISYYLAHALLDMKIDVKIIEQNKNRCEHLSELLPDATIINGDGTNRSLLLEEGLSESESFVTLTNLDEENVFLALFAKSISDAKLVAKVNRLEFDDVIDSLDIGSVIYPKNITADYILQYVRATQNSIGSNVETLYHILDGNAEALEFAIREESAVTYIPLAELNLRKNLLVGCLNRNGRIRIPRGQDMIQVGDTVIIVTTHKGLRDITDILEK, from the coding sequence ATGCAGGTAATTATTGTAGGCTGCGGAAAAGTCGGTAGAAATCTTGCAGAGCAGCTTCAGGCAGAGGATATTGATATCACTCTTGTCGACGTTATTGCCGACAAGATCAATGATCTCTGCGAAAATATCGACGCTATGGGAATCGTCGGTAATGGTGCCAGCATCAATACTTTAATGGAGGCAGGTGTTGATACTGCAGATATCCTGATCGCAGTTACCGCTTCTGACGAGCTGAACCTTCTCTGCTGTCTGATCGCGCAGAAGGCCAACCACTGCCAGACTATCGCCCGCGTCCGTAATCCCATTTATGAAAAAGAAATCGGATTCATCAAAGAACGTCTTGGTGTTACCATGATCATTAACCCGGAGTTTGCTGCTGCCCAGGAAATTTCACGGCTTCTCCGTTTTCCATCTGCGATCAAGATTGACACCTTTGCACGTGGTCGTGTAGAACTTCTCAAGTTTAAAGTTCTCCCGGAATTCAAGCTGGACGGAATGAGCGTTTCCCAGATCTCAGATGCTTTCCGAAGTGATATTCTGGTCTGCGCGATCGAGAGCCGTGACAATGTATCCATTCCTGGTGGTGATCACATTATACACGACGGAGATATGGTTTCCATTCTGGCCTCTCCGCTTAATGCAGCGGCATTTTTCCGTAAGATCGGTCTCAAGACCAATCAGGTCAAAAACTGTATCATCGTAGGTGGCGGAACCATTTCATACTATCTTGCCCATGCACTTCTCGATATGAAGATCGATGTCAAGATCATCGAGCAGAACAAAAATCGCTGCGAGCACTTAAGCGAACTGCTTCCGGATGCGACTATCATCAATGGTGATGGAACAAACCGTTCTCTTCTTCTCGAAGAAGGACTTTCCGAGTCCGAATCTTTTGTCACTCTGACAAATCTGGATGAAGAGAATGTATTTCTTGCCCTCTTTGCCAAAAGCATCTCCGATGCCAAGCTGGTTGCCAAGGTCAACCGTCTGGAATTTGATGATGTCATCGACTCCCTGGATATCGGAAGTGTCATCTACCCGAAAAATATCACTGCTGATTATATCCTGCAGTATGTCCGCGCCACTCAGAACAGCATCGGCAGCAATGTAGAAACTCTTTATCATATTCTGGATGGCAATGCAGAAGCACTGGAATTTGCGATCCGTGAGGAATCTGCCGTAACTTATATCCCTCTTGCAGAGTTGAATCTCCGCAAAAATCTTCTGGTGGGATGCCTGAACCGCAACGGCCGCATCCGCATTCCCCGTGGTCAGGATATGATCCAGGTGGGAGATACCGTGATCATCGTAACCACTCACAAGGGGCTTCGCGACATCACAGATATACTGGAAAAATAG
- a CDS encoding spore coat protein CotJB: MSGNCTSKKELLQFIDQVSFAIDDLLLFLDTHPKEKRALEYYSELSARRNELLEKYAKFYGPLTIDTGNDSNLKSWQWMEQPFPWEQEGGCR, translated from the coding sequence ATGTCCGGAAATTGTACTTCAAAAAAAGAACTGCTGCAGTTTATTGACCAGGTAAGCTTTGCCATTGACGATCTTCTCCTTTTTCTGGATACGCATCCAAAAGAAAAAAGGGCTCTTGAATATTACAGTGAGCTTTCAGCCAGAAGAAATGAGCTCCTGGAAAAATATGCAAAGTTTTATGGACCGCTGACCATTGATACCGGAAACGACAGCAATCTTAAGTCATGGCAGTGGATGGAACAGCCGTTTCCATGGGAACAGGAAGGAGGGTGCAGATAA
- a CDS encoding 2-hydroxyacyl-CoA dehydratase, whose protein sequence is MKKHTLGIDIGSTTVKIAILDENDTLVFSDYERHFANIQETLADLLQKAEDQLGELTLCPVITGSGGLTLANHLEVPFVQEVIAVSTSLQKLAPKTDVAIELGGEDAKIIYFENGNVEQRMNGICAGGTGSFIDQMASLLQTDAPGLNEYAKHYKALYPIAARCGVFAKTDIQPLINDGATKEDLSASIFQAVVNQTISGLACGKPIRGHVAFLGGPLHFLSELKTAFIRTLKLDDEHIIAPDNSHLFAAIGSALNAKQDVTVSLTELKERMRTTIKLDFEVERMEPLFATEDDYQAFHDRQSAYRVKTGDLSTYKGKCFLGIDAGSTTTKTALVSEDGTLLYSFYSSNNGNPLKTTINSIKEIYSLLPEDAEIAFSCSTGYGEALIKAALLLDEGEVETVSHYYAAAFFDPEVDCILDIGGQDMKCIKIRNQTVDSVQLNEACSSGCGSFIETFAKSLNYTVQDFAKAALFAKHPIDLGTRCTVFMNSKVKQAQKEGAEVSDISAGLAYSVIKNALYKVIKVSDASELGKHIVVQGGTFYNDAVLRSFEKIANCQAIRPDIAGIMGAFGAALIARERYQEGEKTSMLSIDQINSLQYTTSMANCRGCTNNCRLTINKFSGGRKYISGNRCERGLGKEKNKDHIPNLFDYKYKRIFSYEPLSADKATRGQVGIPRVLNMFENYPFWYTFFTELKYQVVLSPTSTRKIYELGIESIPSESECYPAKLAHGHVTWLIRNGVKFIFYPCIPYERNEFPDAVNHYNCPIVTSYAENIKNNVDELSDPSITFRNPFLAFTSEDILTNRLVEEFQDIPAAEVKAAAHKAWEELAAVHTDIQKKGEETLQYLKETGRRGIVLAGRPYHIDPEIHHGIPDMINSYGIAVFTEDSVAHLGHLERPIRVNDQWMYHSRLYSAANFVKTREDLDLIQLNSFGCGLDAVTTDEVYEILDGSDKIYTCLKIDEVNNLGAARIRIRSLIAAIRAKQAQNKKRNIKPASIEKISFTKQMRKEYTILCPQMSPFHFGIFEAAFKASGYNLEVLPNDNKHAVDVGLKYVNNDACYPSLMVVGQIMDALLSGKYDLNKTAVIMSQTGGGCRASNYIAFIRRALKKAGMEQIPVISLNLSGLESNPGFKLTLPLIKRIVYGAVFGDILMKCVYRMRPYELEKGIVNRKHKIWEQRVIAFVTGSSVSHGTFKKMCREMVHDFDTIPISDEKKPRVGIVGEILVKFLPAANNHLADLLEAEGAEPVVPDLIDFICYCFYNQNFKVEKLGFKKSKATIANLGLRAIDWLRKTANEALEQSRHFTPAADIRDLAKMAAPIVSAGNQTGEGWFLTGEMMELIHGGVPNIVCIQPFGCLPNHIVGKGVIKEVRREHPEANIVAIDYDPGASEVNQLNRIKLMLSTAQKNLHKNDKKDA, encoded by the coding sequence ATGAAGAAACACACACTTGGAATTGACATTGGTTCCACCACTGTTAAGATTGCGATCTTAGACGAAAACGATACGCTTGTCTTCTCCGACTATGAGAGACATTTTGCAAATATCCAGGAAACCCTTGCAGATCTTCTTCAGAAAGCTGAGGATCAGCTTGGTGAACTGACACTCTGTCCGGTCATTACAGGTTCCGGCGGACTGACACTTGCCAATCATCTGGAAGTACCTTTTGTACAGGAGGTTATCGCCGTATCCACTTCCCTGCAGAAGCTGGCACCAAAGACGGATGTTGCTATCGAGCTTGGAGGCGAGGATGCCAAGATCATCTATTTCGAAAACGGAAATGTAGAGCAGCGTATGAATGGCATCTGTGCCGGCGGTACCGGTTCCTTCATTGACCAGATGGCATCTCTGCTCCAGACCGATGCACCAGGTCTTAATGAATACGCCAAACATTACAAGGCACTTTATCCCATTGCGGCACGCTGCGGTGTTTTCGCAAAAACAGATATCCAGCCACTGATCAACGACGGAGCAACTAAGGAAGACCTTTCTGCCTCCATTTTCCAGGCAGTTGTCAACCAGACCATTTCCGGTCTTGCCTGCGGTAAACCGATCCGCGGACACGTTGCCTTCCTTGGCGGGCCTCTTCACTTCCTTTCTGAGCTGAAGACTGCTTTTATCCGAACCCTGAAGCTGGATGATGAACATATTATCGCACCGGACAACTCTCATCTGTTCGCAGCCATCGGCTCCGCCCTGAATGCAAAGCAGGATGTTACCGTTTCCCTGACTGAACTGAAGGAACGCATGCGGACCACCATCAAGCTGGATTTTGAGGTAGAACGTATGGAGCCGCTTTTTGCCACAGAGGACGACTACCAGGCTTTCCATGACCGTCAGAGTGCCTACAGGGTAAAAACCGGAGATCTTTCCACCTATAAGGGAAAATGCTTCCTGGGGATCGACGCCGGCTCTACCACAACAAAAACCGCGCTGGTAAGCGAAGACGGAACTCTTCTTTATTCCTTCTACAGCAGTAACAACGGAAACCCGCTGAAAACCACCATCAACTCCATCAAGGAGATTTACAGCCTTCTTCCGGAAGATGCAGAAATTGCTTTTTCCTGCTCCACCGGTTACGGCGAAGCCCTGATCAAAGCGGCACTTCTTCTTGACGAAGGTGAAGTCGAAACCGTTTCCCATTATTACGCAGCTGCTTTCTTTGATCCTGAAGTAGACTGCATCCTGGATATCGGCGGTCAGGATATGAAATGTATCAAGATCCGTAACCAGACTGTTGACAGTGTACAGCTCAACGAAGCATGTTCCTCAGGCTGCGGTTCCTTTATCGAAACCTTTGCAAAATCTCTGAACTACACAGTACAGGACTTTGCAAAAGCAGCTCTTTTTGCAAAACATCCCATTGATCTTGGAACACGCTGTACTGTATTTATGAATTCCAAAGTTAAGCAGGCCCAGAAGGAAGGCGCTGAGGTTTCCGATATCTCCGCTGGTCTTGCCTACTCCGTTATCAAAAACGCCCTCTATAAGGTTATCAAGGTTTCCGATGCTTCCGAGCTTGGCAAGCATATCGTTGTACAGGGTGGTACCTTCTATAATGACGCAGTTCTCCGCAGCTTTGAGAAGATTGCCAACTGCCAGGCCATCCGTCCGGATATCGCCGGGATCATGGGTGCCTTCGGTGCTGCTCTGATCGCAAGGGAGCGCTATCAGGAGGGTGAAAAAACCTCCATGCTTTCCATCGATCAGATCAACAGCCTCCAGTACACCACCTCCATGGCAAACTGCCGCGGATGTACCAACAACTGTCGTCTGACCATCAACAAATTCTCCGGCGGCCGTAAATACATCAGCGGAAACCGCTGTGAGCGCGGACTTGGAAAGGAAAAGAACAAGGATCATATCCCGAACCTTTTCGATTACAAATATAAAAGGATTTTTTCCTATGAACCTCTTTCCGCAGATAAGGCTACCCGTGGACAGGTTGGTATCCCACGTGTTCTGAATATGTTTGAGAATTACCCGTTCTGGTATACCTTCTTCACAGAGCTGAAATACCAGGTGGTGCTTTCTCCTACTTCCACACGTAAGATCTACGAGCTGGGTATTGAGTCCATCCCAAGTGAATCCGAATGCTACCCGGCCAAGCTTGCGCACGGACATGTCACATGGCTGATCCGTAACGGTGTGAAGTTTATCTTCTACCCCTGCATCCCTTACGAACGCAACGAGTTCCCGGATGCGGTCAACCATTATAACTGCCCGATCGTTACTTCCTATGCGGAAAATATCAAAAACAATGTGGACGAGCTCAGTGATCCATCCATCACCTTCCGCAACCCGTTCCTGGCATTTACTTCCGAGGATATCCTGACAAACCGCCTTGTGGAAGAATTTCAGGATATTCCTGCTGCCGAGGTCAAAGCTGCTGCCCATAAGGCCTGGGAAGAACTTGCAGCCGTACATACGGATATCCAGAAAAAGGGTGAGGAAACCCTGCAGTACCTGAAAGAAACCGGCCGCCGCGGAATCGTTCTTGCAGGCCGTCCATACCATATTGACCCGGAAATCCACCACGGTATCCCGGATATGATCAACAGCTACGGAATCGCCGTATTTACCGAAGACTCCGTTGCACACCTTGGACATCTGGAGCGTCCCATCCGTGTCAACGACCAGTGGATGTATCACTCCCGTCTCTACTCTGCCGCAAATTTTGTAAAAACAAGAGAGGATCTGGATCTGATCCAGCTGAATTCCTTCGGATGCGGACTTGATGCCGTTACCACCGATGAGGTTTATGAGATCCTGGATGGAAGTGACAAGATCTACACCTGCCTGAAGATCGATGAGGTCAACAACCTGGGTGCGGCAAGGATCCGTATCCGTTCCCTGATCGCTGCTATCCGTGCAAAACAGGCACAGAATAAAAAAAGGAACATCAAGCCGGCTTCCATTGAGAAGATATCCTTTACCAAGCAGATGCGTAAGGAGTACACCATTCTCTGCCCGCAGATGTCTCCATTCCATTTCGGAATCTTTGAGGCTGCTTTTAAGGCATCCGGCTATAACCTGGAAGTCCTCCCCAACGACAACAAGCATGCTGTTGATGTGGGCCTTAAATATGTAAACAACGATGCCTGCTATCCGTCCCTGATGGTTGTGGGACAGATCATGGATGCTCTTCTTTCCGGCAAATATGACCTGAACAAAACTGCAGTCATCATGTCTCAGACAGGCGGCGGCTGCCGTGCCTCCAACTATATCGCATTCATCCGCCGTGCCTTGAAAAAAGCCGGCATGGAGCAGATCCCGGTTATCTCCCTCAACTTAAGCGGACTGGAGAGCAACCCTGGCTTTAAGCTGACACTGCCGCTGATCAAGCGTATCGTTTACGGTGCCGTATTTGGTGATATCCTGATGAAATGCGTATATCGCATGCGCCCTTACGAACTGGAAAAGGGTATCGTAAACCGCAAGCACAAGATCTGGGAGCAGCGCGTCATTGCCTTCGTAACAGGCAGCAGCGTCAGCCATGGTACCTTCAAAAAAATGTGCCGTGAGATGGTCCATGATTTTGATACGATCCCGATTTCCGATGAGAAAAAGCCTCGCGTTGGTATCGTAGGTGAGATCCTGGTCAAGTTCCTGCCTGCTGCCAACAACCACCTGGCAGATCTTCTGGAGGCAGAAGGTGCTGAACCGGTTGTTCCGGATCTTATCGACTTTATCTGCTACTGCTTCTACAACCAGAATTTCAAGGTTGAAAAGCTTGGATTCAAGAAATCCAAGGCAACCATCGCAAATCTTGGTCTCAGAGCCATCGACTGGCTGAGAAAAACAGCAAATGAGGCCCTGGAGCAGAGCCGCCACTTTACACCGGCCGCAGATATCCGTGATCTTGCAAAAATGGCTGCGCCCATCGTTTCTGCCGGAAATCAGACCGGTGAGGGATGGTTCCTGACCGGAGAGATGATGGAACTCATCCACGGCGGTGTCCCGAACATCGTCTGCATCCAGCCTTTTGGATGCCTGCCGAACCACATCGTAGGAAAAGGTGTCATCAAGGAAGTTCGCCGTGAGCATCCGGAAGCCAACATTGTTGCCATCGACTACGATCCAGGTGCCAGCGAAGTAAATCAGCTGAACAGGATCAAGCTTATGCTTTCCACAGCACAGAAGAATCTGCATAAAAACGATAAAAAAGACGCATAA
- a CDS encoding manganese catalase family protein, with product MWNYEKRLQYPVNIKTPNAKLAQFISSQYGGPDGEIGASMRYLSQRFTAPNRMVAAVLNDVGTEELAHLEIVSTIVHQLTKDLSMEEIENSGLGPYYIDHTVGIWPQAAGGVPFNACEFQSKGDPITDLFEDLAAEQKARSTYDNILRVVKNIPEVADPIRFLRAREVVHFQRFGEALRSVQEQLDAKNFYAFNPSFDAPCKASCEE from the coding sequence ATGTGGAATTATGAAAAAAGACTCCAGTATCCTGTAAATATCAAGACGCCCAATGCAAAGCTGGCACAGTTTATATCCAGCCAGTATGGCGGACCGGACGGAGAAATAGGAGCTTCCATGCGGTATCTTTCCCAGCGTTTTACCGCACCGAACCGGATGGTCGCGGCTGTGCTCAATGATGTGGGAACAGAAGAACTGGCACATTTGGAAATCGTGTCCACCATTGTCCATCAGCTGACAAAGGATCTCTCGATGGAAGAAATTGAGAACAGCGGACTTGGGCCGTATTATATTGACCACACGGTGGGAATCTGGCCGCAGGCTGCAGGTGGAGTTCCGTTTAATGCATGCGAATTCCAGAGTAAGGGTGATCCGATCACGGATCTGTTTGAAGATCTGGCAGCAGAACAGAAGGCACGCTCCACCTACGATAATATCCTCCGGGTGGTGAAAAACATCCCGGAAGTTGCAGATCCCATACGTTTCCTTCGGGCAAGAGAGGTGGTTCATTTCCAGCGCTTCGGTGAAGCATTGCGTTCTGTGCAGGAGCAGCTGGATGCTAAAAATTTCTATGCCTTTAATCCGAGCTTTGATGCTCCGTGCAAAGCCTCCTGTGAAGAATGA
- the yajC gene encoding preprotein translocase subunit YajC: MIASSTAAAGGLSAGLGIVWIVVLFGIMYFMMIRPQKKEQKRTQTMLNSMEVGDSVVTTSGFYGVVIDMTEEDVIVEFGNNKNCRIPMRKQAIAEVEKADQASA; this comes from the coding sequence ATGATCGCATCATCTACAGCGGCAGCTGGCGGACTTAGCGCGGGTCTTGGTATTGTCTGGATCGTAGTTCTGTTTGGAATTATGTATTTTATGATGATCCGTCCGCAGAAGAAGGAGCAGAAGAGAACTCAGACTATGTTGAACAGCATGGAGGTTGGTGACAGTGTTGTTACTACCAGTGGTTTTTATGGTGTTGTTATTGATATGACTGAGGAAGATGTTATTGTTGAGTTTGGTAATAATAAGAATTGCCGTATTCCTATGAGGAAGCAGGCGATTGCTGAGGTTGAGAAGGCTGATCAGGCTTCTGCCTGA
- a CDS encoding spore coat associated protein CotJA, whose protein sequence is MDRFQMNRSGCRPYQYTCGMNSGMAGRTDQSFSDMAKQVPAMAYVPYQEFAPTFELKKALQVGTIFPELCKPFCGRRGGCR, encoded by the coding sequence ATGGACCGATTTCAGATGAATCGTTCGGGCTGCCGGCCATATCAGTATACCTGTGGGATGAATAGCGGGATGGCAGGCCGGACGGATCAATCATTTTCTGATATGGCAAAACAGGTTCCTGCAATGGCGTATGTGCCATATCAGGAATTTGCGCCTACCTTTGAACTGAAAAAAGCTCTTCAGGTCGGAACTATCTTCCCTGAGCTTTGCAAGCCGTTCTGCGGCAGGAGAGGAGGGTGCCGATGA